AAAATTATACTCTGAAAGTTGCTGAATCATGCTCTCTCGCACCTCTTTCCATGCACCATGAACCGGGCAATAATTGTCACGCTCACAACAGTTTTCATCTCCCAGGCATTTGTTGATATGCAAGGGATCCTCCTGAGCTTTAAAAACATCATAGACCGTGATGTCTTCGGGTTTATGGCGCAGATAAAAACCACCGCCGACACCGCGCTGCGATCCAACGATCCCCGCCTTCACCATCGGCTGAAAGATTTTCGTGAGAAACGCTGGGGTGACATTCTGCGTCTGGCAGATATCCTTTTTCAGCACAATCTCTCCTGGCGGAAACTTCGACATATAGAGAATGGCACGGATCGCGTATTCTGTTGCTCGTGTAATGACCATTTGTTCTCCCTGCTTATTGTTTACTTATATTGTTATAAATAAGGGGCAGGCAATTTTTTGTCAACCCTATTTACTAATTAAGTTCGCTGGGATTGACTTTTTTCACGCAAACTTCCATCATTTAGTTATGAAAAACACCTGTTCGTCAGCCATCGTCGGTCGCTTTGCTCCCAGCCCAACCGGGCCATTGCACCTTGGTTCCATCATTGCGGCCGTGGCCAGCTATCTGACCGCGAAACAATCGCCACAGGGTCGCTGGCTTGTTCGTATCGATGATCTGGATCAACCGCGAACTGTTCCAGGAGCCAGTGCCACGATTCTCGACCATCTCCAACGCCTTGGCTTACACCATGACGGCCCTGTCATGTATCAAAGCCAGCGCCACGAACGTTACCAGGAAGTTCTTACACAGTTGACAAAGCAGGGCTGGACCTATTCCTGTAGCTGTTCGCGTAAGGAGATCCTCGCCAGTGCACCACATCAGGGCGAGGAAGGGCCAATTTATCCCGGCACCTGCTTATATTCGCAGCCACCTTTCGGGCGGCCGACCTCTTGCCGCGTGCAGACCCGTGATGAACTCATCCGCTTCACGGACCTGATCCAGGGAACATTCACTCAAAACCTGCGTCACGATGTGGGCGATTTTGTTCTGCAACGCAACGATGGAATTTTTGCCTACCAGTTGGCCACGGTGATTGACGACCATGACAGCGGAGTCAATCTGGTTGTTCGCGGTCGGGATTTACTCACGTCAACCCCCCGACAGATCTACTTGCTGCAATGCCTGAACTGGAGCATTCCCCGTTATGCCCATATCCCCCTGGCTATGGCTGAAGACGGGCACAAGATCAGTAAACGCCACCAGCAACGCTCTCCCTGCGATCTGTATTCTCCTCAGCAGCTTTTGTGTTTTGTCCTGACATTTCTTGGTCTTGATCCCCCCCAAACCCTCGTTAACGCTTCGGTTGAAGCTCTTGTCCAGTGGGGAATCGACCACTTCTCTTTTTACCGCATCCCCACCAACAATCGTGCTCTGGATGAGTTTTTTAACCCTTGACTCGTCGCGGCGAGTACTCGTCCTTTCGCTGATAAATTTGTAGCTGGTTCCGCCCTTTCTGTTTGGCACGGTACAGTGCATCATCCGCCTGGCTGATCAAATGGTCTGCTGTCTGGTATGCATCAGGGATCATACTGCTAACGCCGATGCTGACCGTAATCACCCCGGAACACTTAGATCCACAGTGTTCCATACCCGAGCCACGGACCACCCCGAGCAAGGCGTCAGCCATGCCCTGCGCTTCCGCCGGATTGGTCATCGGCAACAAGCAGACAAACTCTTCGCCACCATAGCGAGCCACCACATCACGCGCGCGCTTGAATTTGTTCTTGAACAGTTGAGCCAACCGGGCAAGACATTCGTCACCCTGCAAATGGCCGTAGCAATCATTGTAGATTTTAAAATAATCCACATCAATCATCAGCACAGTCACCCAGTGTTGATGACGACAGGCATCTCGCCATTCGATATCCAGTAGCTCATCAAAATAGCGTCGATTGATCAACTCTGTAAGACCGTCGTAGCGGCTGAGTCGTTCCAGTTCCTGCTGAACACTCTCCCGTTCACGAATCTCTTTTTTCAACTCCTGATTAACCAGATTCAGCTCTTCGGTACGCTCCTTGACGCGTGATTCCAAGGTATTATTCAGCCGATCCAACCGCTTTAACAAATAACCAATCCCGAAATATAGAACGATAAATGTTGCACAGGCCAACACGAACGCAGCTGTCAAAGCCTGTTTCAGCACCAATCGATGTTTCTGTTGCTGCAAGGTATGCCTGCTGACCGGCTGAATGTAGCCAATCACTTCATTGTTGAAGTTTTTCAATTCAACAGGACTATAAAACAGATATTCCTCTTTGCCATACGCCTTGATCAGACCTTGTGCAACCTCCTGTTTGTCGGGGAACTCAGAGATCTCCTTGAACAGCGTCCCTTTCTCTTCCATGAGCAGGTAGTCCCCGTATGTTGGGTAACTGACCCCCTTAATGCGTTTCTGGTAACTCTTTTTGATCAAGACACCCGTATCAACACCGAGGCTATCGTAGATGAGATTCAAACCGGACAACGGCCTCAGCACAAAAACAATGATTCCCTCAAACCGGTTATTTTTGAAAATAGGCCGAGTCAGTCGATACGCCAATCCCCATCGGGCGACGGTCAACCCGTATTGAGGCTGTTTCAGTGCAAAAGCTCGGGCGACAAAGGGGATATCCAAAGCGGAATCACCGTACATGGCATAACGGGCCGTACGTAACAGCACGGTTCCATCTTTACGGATAAATGTGATGGAGAAGAAATCGCTGTTCTCTTTTTGCAGTGTGGCTAATTTAACCTGTAATTGTTGATACAGGTTCTGTCGGTCGCCACAAATAAAAGAGTCAACAATCGACGGGTTAGTTTTGATGAATCCATCCAGACGAGAATGATAAATATTATGGATGCGGCTTAATTCGCGTTCTGAACTGTTGTGAATAAATCGATCTACCTGCTGAATTAGCTCTTTGTGTCGATCAGCCTGTTCATGGACCAGCAGACTGACGAAACCGGCACACAAGATGACCAGAGCCATGATCACCAGCACAATGATTTTTGCTCGAATCCCTAACTTCATCGTGACAACTTAACACAAAACAAACATTTCATAGTCATATCATGACGACGACAACAAACAAAAAGGCGGGCCCGAAGACCCGCCTTTCTGATGACATTGTCACTACAATCCAGCTTACTTTCCGAGAGCTTTAACGTACTCGCGGTTGGTTTTGGCGATGAATTTGACACTGACCCCTTTCGGGCAGGCCGCTTCACACTCGTAGTGGTTGGTGCAGTTACCGAAACCGGCGTTCAGCATGGCTTCGGTCATGTTGTTGACGCGCTCAGCAGCCTCAATTTCACCCTGAGGCAATACCGCCATCTGGGCAATTTTGGCACTGGTGAACAGCATTGCGCTGCCGTTAGGGCAGGCTGCAACACAGGCACCACAACCGATACACTCAGCTGCGTCCATAGCATAATCGGCATCCGGCTTGGAAATCAGAGTCTGATTCGCCTCACCAACTTCACCGGTATACGCAGAAGTGTAACCACCGGATTGGATGATGTTATCCAGAGCGGCACGATCAACTGCAAGGTCCTTGATCACCGGGAAAGCCTTGGCACGCCACGGCTCCAAGGTCAGGCTGTCGCCATCGCTGAATTGACGCATGTGCAGTTGGCATGCCGTGGTCTTCTCTTGAGGACCGTGAGGAATACCATTCACGACACAACCACAGGTACCGCAGATACCTTCGCGGCAGTCGTTATCAAACTCGATGGGCTCAATGCCGCTGGTGATCAGCTCTTCGTTAACCTCATCAAGCATTTCCAGAAAGGAGCTGTCGGGGCTGACATTTTTAGCCTCGTACTGCTCCAGCTTGCCCTTATCCTCCGGGCCATTTTGGCGCCATACGTAAAGTGTCAGATCCATTATTTATAACTCCTTATCGCAAGTTTAACGTTTTCGAATTTCAACGGCTCTTTGTGCAGCTCAGGTGCCTTGCCTTCACCTTTGTACTCCCAGGCCGCAACATAGCAGAAGTTCTCGTCGTCACGCATTGCTTCGCCGTCCTCAGTCTGGTATTCCGTACGGAAGTGACCACCACAGGACTCTTTACGGTGCAGCGCGTCTGTCGTCATGATCTCGGCAAACTCGAGGAAGTCAGCAACACGACCGGCATCTTCCAGCTGGCTGTTACGCGTTCCCTTCTCACCGGTGACCTTGACATTTTTCCAGAACTCTTCACGCAGCTTGGGAATCTCTTCGAGAGCTTCCTTGAGGCTTTCCTCACTACGTGCCATACCAACTTTCTCCCACATGATCTTACCAAGAGCGCGGGCGAAAGAGCTGACGGAACGCTTACCATTGACATTCATCAGCTTGTCGATACGGGCCTGAACTTCATCACGGGACTGAGCGAATGCCGCATGATCAGTCGTAACCTCGCCCGGCTTAACCGTGGCCAGGTAGTTGCCGATGGTGTAAGGGATGACGAAGTAACCGTCAGCCAGACCTTGCATCAGTGCCGAAGCACCGAGACGGTTGGCACCGTGAACGGAGAAGTTGGCTTCACCGAGAACAAACAGACCGGGAACGTTACTCATGCAGTTGTAGTCAACCCACAGACCGCCCATGGAGTAGTGCGGTGCCGGGTAGATACGCATCGGCTGCTTGTAGGCGTTCTCGTCAGTGATCTTCTCGTACATGTCGAACAAGTTGCCGTAACGCTCGCGGATGGTGTCTTCACCAACGCGATCAATCGCGCTCTGGTAGTCGAGGTAAACACCACGCTTACCGGGGCCGACACCACGCTCGTCATCACACTGCTCTTTTGCAGCACGTGATGCAATATCACGAGGAGCCAAGTTACCAAAGGAGGGGTACTTACGCTCAAGGTAGTAGTCACGATCATCTTCAGCAATTTCGCTGGCCGGCTTGTCGCAATCTTCTTTGCGCTTGGGAACCCAGCAACGACCATCGTTACGCAGAGATTCGGACATCAGGGTCAGTTTGGACTGATGGTCACCGCTTTGCGGAATACAGGTCGGGTGAATCTGAGTGTAGCAGGGGTTGGCCATGAAAGCGCCTTTTTTAGAAGCTTTCCAGGCAGCGGTAACACTGCAGCCCATGGCATTCGTGGACAGGTAGAAGACGTTGACATAACCACCGGTGGCCAGAACAACGGCATCGCCCCAGTAAGACTCAAGCTCGCCGGTAACGAGGTTACGAACGGTGATACCTCTGGCGACACCGTCTACAACAACGAGGTCCAGCATTTCAGTGCGCTCATGCAGCTTGACAGTACCAGCCTTCACCTGGCGAGACAGGGCCTGGTAGGCACCGAGCAGCAGCTGCTGTCCGGTTTGACCACGAGCGTAGAATGTACGGGAAACCTGAGCACCACCGAAAGAACGGTTGGCCAGCAGACCACTGTACTCACGAGCGAAAGGAACGCCTTGAGCCACACATTGGTCAATGATGTTGTTGGAGACCTGAGCCAGACGCCAGACGTCAGCCTCACGAGCACGGAAGTCACCACCTTTGATGGTGTCATAGAACAGGCGGAAAACACTGTCACCATCATTGTGGTAGTTTTTGGCAGCGTTGATACCACCTTGAGCCGCGATACTGTGAGCGCGACGTGCACTATCCTGGTAGCAGAAAGCTTCGACGTTGTAGCCAAGCTCACCCATGGTTGCTGCAGCAGCACCACCGGCCAGACCGGTTCCGACAACGAGAACTTTGTACTTACGCTTGTTCGCCGGGTTAACCAGCTTCATGTCAAAGCGATGCTTATCCCAAGATTTTTCAATAGGTCCAGTCGGACATTTTCCATCAAGAATCACGATGTACCCTCCTAAACTTTAATCAGGCCCAGAAGTATGGACACCGGAATAGAGATAAAACCAACAAACACGACGATAGCCGCTGCACGACCGATTTTTTCCATGGTCGGCAGAGTGTTGCTGCCAAGCAGACCCAGAGTCTGGAACAGGCTTTGTACACCGTGGCTCAGGTGAAGCAGCAGAGTCACCATGGCAGCGATGTAGATCAAGCTGATGAAGAATTTCTGGAAGCTCAGGACCATCATGGTGAAGACATCGTTACGACCCAGCGCATCCAGAGGCAGGACACCAACGGAGATCTCAGGGTTGGTCAGATGCATGGTGAAGTGAAACAGATGGTAAACGGCAAAAGCCAGAATCGCCAGACCGGTGTAGATCATGGTCTCGGCACCAAACGAAGTACGGATATTCTTCTTCTGGTTGTAATCGATGGGACGAGCCGCACGATTTTCCAGAGTCAGCTGAATACCGAAAAAGATATGCAGCCCGAAAAGGCCAAGCAGCACCAGGCGAAAGATCCAAACCAGGGGACCCAACGCATGTAAGTGCTCAGCGTACGCATTGATACCGTCCGCACCAACAAAAATGGACGAGTTACCAAGCAGGTGAACGATGACAAAGCCGACCAGACACAAACCGGTCACTGCCATCACGAGCTTTCTTCCAATAGAGCTTTGAAGCATTTGCATAACGAAATACCTATCCTTAATAGTTTGTTCTGAACCGGAACTCTTTCCAGACTCTTTCTGGAAAAATCCCTGTCCTGTCGAAACGCCACTTTAGAAGCAGTGTTCAGGATGGCGGCGGCCTCCAACTTACAAATTTCATCAACATTCTTACCCCCTTAACAAGTTAAAAAATCAAATAAGCCCCCGGTCGCAATTACCACCTGGCGGGGATCACATATTAGCGCCCATCTTAAACATCGTTTTAAAAAATTGCAAAAAGAAATTGTATACAGTGTGCATTTTCTTAGCTGTATACAGATTGTCTGAGAAGGGTCTTATGCCAGGAAAAGTCGCACGGCACACAGCAGGACAACAAGGGTCACAACCCGGCGTAACCAGTGATGTCCCTTGAGAACAGCCAGCCGCGCAGCCATGGCACCGCCACAGGCATTGCCGACCGCCAGCACACCACCGACCAGCCAATCAACCTGACCGTTCCAGGCAAAGATGGCCAGAGCCGGCAGATTAAGGATCAACACGACAACCACCTTAAGCACATTTCCCTGCACCAGATCCAACCCAACCATCAACACAACACTGAGGATCAGAAATCCGACGCCGGCCTGAACAAACCCGCCATAGAGCCCAACAACAAAAAAGCCCACCAGCAACAGGATGGAACGCAGTCTCGGGTGGTCGGAAAAACAGCCCTGAAAGCGTCGTGCCGGATCAAAAGTGGTCAGCAGCAAAACCAGCACCATAACGGCAGCCAGTACCTGTTTAAACAGGCTATCATCCATCTCTACCGCCAGTTGAGCACCGATCACCGCACCAATTACCGCCGGCACCGAGCACAGCAATGCCAGCCGCCAAGAGAGCACACCACTGCGATGAAAGCTTTTCAGAGCAAAAATATTTTGGACGACAATGGCCACCCGATTGGTGCCATTAGCAACCGTTGGTGGAAGTCCGAGAAAAATCAGCAGGGGCAAGGTCAGCAGTGAACCGCCCCCGGCGAGAATATTGAGAAAGCCACTGACCACACCAACTGCCGCCAATGCGACAAGTTGCCACCAGATCAGGTCGATCATGACGACACACCTGCAAGGCGGTTGATAACAAAACCGGCCATCATCAAACCAAACACAGGCGGAACGGTTGACAATGACCCCATGGGCGGCCGCTGCACCACAACCCCTTTTTGCCGCGGTGCCGACGGTCGGGTTGAATCCGGTAAGTACTCTTCGGTGGAATAGACCACCGGTACACCGTTCTCCACACCGCGCTTTCGCAACTCTTTGCGCATAATCCGGGCCAGACGGCAGTTGTGCGTTTCAAACAGATCCGCCTGGAGAATTTTCCCGGTATCGGTTTTATTGGCCGCGCCCATGGAGGAGATCACCGGGAGCTGTCGCTCTTTGCACTGCCTGATAAGGTCAAGTTTGGCGGTGATAGTATCGATACAATCGAGGACAAAATCAAAGGGTTCAGCCAAAAGAGCCGGACCCGACTCCGGCGTATAACGTTGGCATAACGCTGTGATCCGTAACGAGGGATTGATCATCCGGCAGCGCTCTGCCGCCACCTCGACCTTAACCCGGTCCACGGTGGAATCCAGAGCAAACAGTTGGCGGTTGATATTGGTAACACACACCCGGTCATAATCAATCAGGGTCAGAGCTCCGATACCGGAGCGGGCCAACGCTTCAACCGCATAACTACCGACACCACCCATGCCGAACACTGCCACATGACTCTGCGCCAGCCTAATCAAACCCTGCTCCCCGAGCAACAACTCACTGCGGCTGAACCGCTGTATATCTGACTCTGTCGTCATCTTGTCTCTCCGTGCGGCACACGCAAAATGCGCCGGGCATTCTCATCGGTGATCCGGATCGCCTGGTGCCGGTCCCAGTCGCGCAACCGCGCAACCTGATCGAGGATTTGATTCCAGGCCAGCCCCCAATCGCCACACGGCTGACGCCACGGCGCATCCGTTTCAATCAGTAAGGAGTCCTCGGAGACCGCCCGAACCACATCAACCAGTTTTTTCGCCGCCGGATCAAGAATCAAGCGGCCCACGCCCACCGCCAGATTCAGTCGCTCCAGTTGTCGAGCGATCTCAACACTGCCGTAAAAACCGTGCACCACGCCACCGACACGATCAATCCGTTCCTGCTCAAGCATGGGAATCAATTTATCAAAGCTGCGCACTGCATGAAGAACCACGGGTTTATCACAGGCCACGGCCAGCCGCAACTGACAACGCAGCACCTGCTCCTGGATCTCCATCGACACGGCGAGCCGCTTGTCCAATCCGATCTCGCCAACAGCCACGACACCGGCCCCGGCAAGCTGACGCCGTAGATGATCTTCGGTTGTCTTTTGCCACTGATGGGCGTGTTGCGGATGAACCCCCAGCGCCAGCCACTGCTGCGGATTATGATCATGCAAACGACGCAGTTGCGGCCAGTCCGCTTCGCTGATGGCCGCAGCCAAACAGGGCGTCACATAGCGATCAGTTGCTCTGAGTCGCTGAACATGGAGGTGGGTATCAAACAAGGGCGGCTCCTAGAGGGTAAAGCGACACGCAGCTTTGAACGGTCCTCTACCACGCATCGCCATTGCTATTTCAGCGGCAGTGTGTTAAAGATGCGTACGATAATTCAGATAATTGAATATCTTGACAATAGAATCAACGAGGGACCTCCATGACCTACCAGTTCAAACCCAACGGCTGCTGTGCTAAACAGATCAAAATCACCACGGATAACGACACCATCAGCGAGGTCAAATTCATTGGCGGCTGCCGTGGCAACACCGCTGGTATCGAACGCCTGATCCGCAACCAAAAAATCAGTGACGTCGCCCAGACCCTGCGCGGCATTACCTGTCGCGGCACCACCAGCTGCCCGGATCAACTCGCCATTGCCCTTGAACAGATCATGGACCAGGACTCTTCTGCAGCCTGATCAAAAGCTGTAACGCACCCCGGCATACACGTTGGTATTGTCCTCAAACTGGCCGAAAAAGGTGTGGGGAACGTCTCCGAAGAACAGGTTGGCTCCCAGATACAAACTGACAGCATCGCTGGCTTTATATTTGACATGGGGACGCAGATAACTGTCCCGGTCCGAAGGTGACCAATAGCTAAACAGGGAAAGCTCCAGATTCTGATTGAGCAACTGACGGGTAAGGCGCAGAGTCAGGACATGGCGATCCTCATCACGAGCTGCCATCCCCTCCGGCAGGGTACGTCGATAGGCAGAATAGTCCTGCATATATTCCAGATAATATTGCAGCGCTGCTGAAAAATTGCGGACGATCTCACGCTCATAGCCAACCAGCACTCGCATTTCACTGTTTGGCACCATGGCATCATCACCCCGCCGATCCTCCCGGGAATCGTAATAACCGGTTTCCAGATTAACAACCCCACCGGC
Above is a genomic segment from Desulfuromonas acetoxidans DSM 684 containing:
- a CDS encoding RrF2 family transcriptional regulator, which translates into the protein MVITRATEYAIRAILYMSKFPPGEIVLKKDICQTQNVTPAFLTKIFQPMVKAGIVGSQRGVGGGFYLRHKPEDITVYDVFKAQEDPLHINKCLGDENCCERDNYCPVHGAWKEVRESMIQQLSEYNFARLAEEEEANLKKLMAMDKHEEAS
- the gluQRS gene encoding tRNA glutamyl-Q(34) synthetase GluQRS, encoding MKNTCSSAIVGRFAPSPTGPLHLGSIIAAVASYLTAKQSPQGRWLVRIDDLDQPRTVPGASATILDHLQRLGLHHDGPVMYQSQRHERYQEVLTQLTKQGWTYSCSCSRKEILASAPHQGEEGPIYPGTCLYSQPPFGRPTSCRVQTRDELIRFTDLIQGTFTQNLRHDVGDFVLQRNDGIFAYQLATVIDDHDSGVNLVVRGRDLLTSTPRQIYLLQCLNWSIPRYAHIPLAMAEDGHKISKRHQQRSPCDLYSPQQLLCFVLTFLGLDPPQTLVNASVEALVQWGIDHFSFYRIPTNNRALDEFFNP
- a CDS encoding diguanylate cyclase, which codes for MKLGIRAKIIVLVIMALVILCAGFVSLLVHEQADRHKELIQQVDRFIHNSSERELSRIHNIYHSRLDGFIKTNPSIVDSFICGDRQNLYQQLQVKLATLQKENSDFFSITFIRKDGTVLLRTARYAMYGDSALDIPFVARAFALKQPQYGLTVARWGLAYRLTRPIFKNNRFEGIIVFVLRPLSGLNLIYDSLGVDTGVLIKKSYQKRIKGVSYPTYGDYLLMEEKGTLFKEISEFPDKQEVAQGLIKAYGKEEYLFYSPVELKNFNNEVIGYIQPVSRHTLQQQKHRLVLKQALTAAFVLACATFIVLYFGIGYLLKRLDRLNNTLESRVKERTEELNLVNQELKKEIRERESVQQELERLSRYDGLTELINRRYFDELLDIEWRDACRHQHWVTVLMIDVDYFKIYNDCYGHLQGDECLARLAQLFKNKFKRARDVVARYGGEEFVCLLPMTNPAEAQGMADALLGVVRGSGMEHCGSKCSGVITVSIGVSSMIPDAYQTADHLISQADDALYRAKQKGRNQLQIYQRKDEYSPRRVKG
- a CDS encoding succinate dehydrogenase/fumarate reductase iron-sulfur subunit, which codes for MDLTLYVWRQNGPEDKGKLEQYEAKNVSPDSSFLEMLDEVNEELITSGIEPIEFDNDCREGICGTCGCVVNGIPHGPQEKTTACQLHMRQFSDGDSLTLEPWRAKAFPVIKDLAVDRAALDNIIQSGGYTSAYTGEVGEANQTLISKPDADYAMDAAECIGCGACVAACPNGSAMLFTSAKIAQMAVLPQGEIEAAERVNNMTEAMLNAGFGNCTNHYECEAACPKGVSVKFIAKTNREYVKALGK
- a CDS encoding fumarate reductase/succinate dehydrogenase flavoprotein subunit, giving the protein MILDGKCPTGPIEKSWDKHRFDMKLVNPANKRKYKVLVVGTGLAGGAAAATMGELGYNVEAFCYQDSARRAHSIAAQGGINAAKNYHNDGDSVFRLFYDTIKGGDFRAREADVWRLAQVSNNIIDQCVAQGVPFAREYSGLLANRSFGGAQVSRTFYARGQTGQQLLLGAYQALSRQVKAGTVKLHERTEMLDLVVVDGVARGITVRNLVTGELESYWGDAVVLATGGYVNVFYLSTNAMGCSVTAAWKASKKGAFMANPCYTQIHPTCIPQSGDHQSKLTLMSESLRNDGRCWVPKRKEDCDKPASEIAEDDRDYYLERKYPSFGNLAPRDIASRAAKEQCDDERGVGPGKRGVYLDYQSAIDRVGEDTIRERYGNLFDMYEKITDENAYKQPMRIYPAPHYSMGGLWVDYNCMSNVPGLFVLGEANFSVHGANRLGASALMQGLADGYFVIPYTIGNYLATVKPGEVTTDHAAFAQSRDEVQARIDKLMNVNGKRSVSSFARALGKIMWEKVGMARSEESLKEALEEIPKLREEFWKNVKVTGEKGTRNSQLEDAGRVADFLEFAEIMTTDALHRKESCGGHFRTEYQTEDGEAMRDDENFCYVAAWEYKGEGKAPELHKEPLKFENVKLAIRSYK
- a CDS encoding succinate dehydrogenase cytochrome b subunit — encoded protein: MQMLQSSIGRKLVMAVTGLCLVGFVIVHLLGNSSIFVGADGINAYAEHLHALGPLVWIFRLVLLGLFGLHIFFGIQLTLENRAARPIDYNQKKNIRTSFGAETMIYTGLAILAFAVYHLFHFTMHLTNPEISVGVLPLDALGRNDVFTMMVLSFQKFFISLIYIAAMVTLLLHLSHGVQSLFQTLGLLGSNTLPTMEKIGRAAAIVVFVGFISIPVSILLGLIKV
- a CDS encoding sulfite exporter TauE/SafE family protein; translated protein: MIDLIWWQLVALAAVGVVSGFLNILAGGGSLLTLPLLIFLGLPPTVANGTNRVAIVVQNIFALKSFHRSGVLSWRLALLCSVPAVIGAVIGAQLAVEMDDSLFKQVLAAVMVLVLLLTTFDPARRFQGCFSDHPRLRSILLLVGFFVVGLYGGFVQAGVGFLILSVVLMVGLDLVQGNVLKVVVVLILNLPALAIFAWNGQVDWLVGGVLAVGNACGGAMAARLAVLKGHHWLRRVVTLVVLLCAVRLFLA
- a CDS encoding tRNA cyclic N6-threonylcarbamoyladenosine(37) synthase TcdA yields the protein MTTESDIQRFSRSELLLGEQGLIRLAQSHVAVFGMGGVGSYAVEALARSGIGALTLIDYDRVCVTNINRQLFALDSTVDRVKVEVAAERCRMINPSLRITALCQRYTPESGPALLAEPFDFVLDCIDTITAKLDLIRQCKERQLPVISSMGAANKTDTGKILQADLFETHNCRLARIMRKELRKRGVENGVPVVYSTEEYLPDSTRPSAPRQKGVVVQRPPMGSLSTVPPVFGLMMAGFVINRLAGVSS
- a CDS encoding TatD family hydrolase → MFDTHLHVQRLRATDRYVTPCLAAAISEADWPQLRRLHDHNPQQWLALGVHPQHAHQWQKTTEDHLRRQLAGAGVVAVGEIGLDKRLAVSMEIQEQVLRCQLRLAVACDKPVVLHAVRSFDKLIPMLEQERIDRVGGVVHGFYGSVEIARQLERLNLAVGVGRLILDPAAKKLVDVVRAVSEDSLLIETDAPWRQPCGDWGLAWNQILDQVARLRDWDRHQAIRITDENARRILRVPHGETR
- a CDS encoding TIGR03905 family TSCPD domain-containing protein, coding for MTYQFKPNGCCAKQIKITTDNDTISEVKFIGGCRGNTAGIERLIRNQKISDVAQTLRGITCRGTTSCPDQLAIALEQIMDQDSSAA